One Oncorhynchus keta strain PuntledgeMale-10-30-2019 chromosome 11, Oket_V2, whole genome shotgun sequence DNA window includes the following coding sequences:
- the senp3a gene encoding sentrin-specific protease 3a produces AAVVGGGPVERVIRDSGDSLAQNHWTNELTLAGEPETVRQEATGPGYLVDSRTPHHVHKSSMHFKLGRPEEEASMWGMEERMDMDPEEDKEEDFSWQEPGEDDWTAPLLSPSHHQSRSTASDSGSPSQIKTQPNGFRTRRLLRWYRLSRTVNRHTRLALHWRTWCQLAKWSGSLGLGYRRARPRRWHLGSRNKHLHNRRKPGRSYLHGGTQGCFKGREDIEAGDDPWVCGTNGHIGNEVVSNAAKVGDKDGLGFRESPVSLPTIHRDKPPPQQQLSSEHISCVQGMLNEFLHQYGSMIPIHVDEVVDKLQEIFPSKSFSEPHRKVVVQHLLQSYQRLSGPAMVRGFRVNYKRHTLTMDDLSTLYGQNWLNDQIMNMYGDMVMDTVPEEVHFFNSFFYDKLRTKGYDGVKRWTKNVNIFQKRLLLIPIHLEVHWSLVCVDVPQRAITYFDSQRTLNRRCPKHIAKYLQAEAIKKEQKDFITGWKGFFKMNVGRQNNDSDCGAFVLQYCKCLALEQPFRFGQLDMPKLRRLMYKELCHCKLSL; encoded by the exons GCAGCTGTTGTTGGTGGAGGGCCCGTGGAGAGAGTGATACGAGACAGTGGAGACAGCTTGGCACAGAACCACTGGACCAATGAGCTGACACTGGCAGGTGAACCtgagacagtcagacaggaggCCACTGGACCAGGATATCTGGTGGACTCCAGAACGCCTCACCATGTCCATAAAAGTTCCATGCATTTCAAGCTAGGGCGGCCTGAGGAGGAAGCTAGCATGTGGGGCATGGAAGAACGTATGGATATGGACCCCGAAGAGGATAAGGAGGAGGATTTCAGTTGGCAAGAACCAGGAGAGGATGATTGGACTGCACCACTTCTATCGCCATCACATCATCAGAGTAGATCCACAGCCAGTGACTCTGGTAGCCCCTCACAAATAAAAACACAGCCCAATGGGTTCAGGACGCGGAGGCTGCTGCGCTGGTATAGACTCAGTAGGACTGTGAACCGCCACACTCGCTTGGCCCTGCATTGGAGGACATGGTGCCAGCTGGCTAAATGGTCTGGGTCTTTGGGCCTGGGGTACAGGCGAGCTAGGCCTAGGAGGTGGCACCTCGGGAGCAGGAACAAACATCTCCACAACAGACGGAAGCCAGGAAGATCCTATCTGCATGGGGGAACTCAGGGCTGCTTTAAGGGAAGGGAAGATATAGAGGCTGGAGATG ACCCTTGGGTGTGTGGGACAAATGGACACATAGGGAATGAGGTGGTGAGTAATGCAGCCAAGGTTGGGGACAAGGACGGGCTGGGCTTCCGGGAATCTCCTGTAAGCCTGCCAACCATCCACAGGGATAAACCACCACCTCAGCAGCAACTCAGCAGTGAACACATCTCCTGTGTACAAG GTATGTTGAATGAATTCCTGCACCAGTACGGGAGCATGATCCCTATCCATGTGGATGAGGTGGTGGACAAGCTACAGGAAATCTTCCCCAGCAAGAGCTTCTCCGAGCCCCACAG GAAAGTTGTTGTGCAGCACCTCCTCCAGTCTTACCAGCGTCTGTCTGGGCCTGCCATGGTGAGGGGGTTCCGTGTCAACTACAAGCGCCACACCCTCACAATGGATGACCTCAGCACATTGTACGGACAGAACTGGCTCAACGACCAG ATCATGAACATGTATGGGGATATGGTTATGGACACAGTCCCAGAAGAG GTTCATTTTTTCAACAGCTTTTTTTACGACAAGTTAAGGACAAAGGGCTATGACGGGGTCAAACGGTGGACAAAAAAT GTGAACATTTTCCAGAAGAGGCTACTGTTGATCCCTATCCATCTGGAGGTGCACtggtctctggtgtgtgtggaCGTCCCACAGCGCGCCATCACATACTTTGACTCCCAGCGCACCCTCAACCGCCGCTGCCCAAAG CACATTGCAAAATACTTACAAGCTGAGGCAATCAAGAAAGAGCAGAAGGATTTCATCACAGGGTGGAAGGGTTTCTTCAAAATG AACGTGGGcaggcagaacaatgacagcgaCTGCGGAGCATTTGTCCTCCAG TACTGTAAGTGCCTAGCCTTAGAGCAGCCTTTCCGTTTTGGCCAGCTGGATATGCCAAAGCTAAGGAGACTCATGTACAAAGAGTTGTGTCATTGCAAGCTCTCACTGTGA